The Trueperaceae bacterium genome window below encodes:
- the nuoH gene encoding NADH-quinone oxidoreductase subunit NuoH has protein sequence MDPQLADPWYITAIKALILCAILLGAFAYMTLVERRILARMQHRVGPSRVGPFGLLQPIADALKSVFKEDITVSAADRFVYYLAPFISITFALSAFGIIPAGPEGSLFGFDPWVIDLDIGLLYVLAVTSIGIYGIFLGGWASNSKYSLLGSLRSSAQMISYELGLGLSVLTIIMIAGTLNLREIVDLGVWSVSPWLWPGLVIAFGTFLISGIAEVNRTPFDLPEAEQEIVAGYLTEYSSIKWALYQMAEYVNMMTAAAFISTLFLGGWRGPAFLDAVVPGISEWPFIWLLAKMAIFMFLFIWLRATLPRLRYDQLMRFGWLYLFEIALGAALLTGAVIAFVL, from the coding sequence ATGGACCCACAGCTCGCAGACCCCTGGTACATCACTGCCATCAAGGCGCTGATCCTCTGCGCTATCCTGCTGGGCGCCTTCGCCTACATGACTCTGGTCGAGCGGCGCATCCTGGCCCGCATGCAGCACCGCGTGGGACCCAGCAGGGTCGGACCGTTCGGGCTGCTGCAGCCGATCGCCGACGCGCTCAAGTCGGTTTTCAAGGAAGACATCACCGTGAGCGCCGCCGATCGTTTCGTCTACTACCTCGCGCCGTTCATCAGCATCACCTTCGCCCTCTCGGCCTTCGGCATCATCCCTGCCGGACCCGAGGGCAGCCTCTTCGGGTTCGATCCCTGGGTGATCGACCTCGACATCGGCCTGCTCTACGTACTGGCCGTCACCAGCATCGGCATCTACGGGATCTTCCTTGGCGGGTGGGCATCGAACAGCAAGTACTCGTTGCTGGGGTCGCTGCGCTCCTCGGCCCAGATGATCTCGTACGAGCTGGGACTGGGCTTGAGCGTGCTCACCATCATCATGATCGCCGGCACCCTCAACCTGCGCGAGATCGTCGACCTGGGAGTCTGGTCGGTGAGCCCCTGGCTCTGGCCAGGGTTGGTCATCGCCTTCGGCACCTTCCTGATCTCCGGTATCGCCGAGGTCAACCGCACGCCGTTCGACCTGCCCGAGGCCGAGCAGGAGATCGTCGCCGGCTACCTGACCGAGTACTCGAGCATCAAGTGGGCCCTCTACCAGATGGCCGAGTACGTCAACATGATGACCGCGGCCGCGTTCATCAGCACGCTCTTCCTGGGCGGCTGGCGGGGGCCCGCCTTCCTCGACGCGGTCGTGCCCGGCATCTCCGAGTGGCCGTTCATCTGGCTCCTCGCCAAGATGGCGATCTTCATGTTCCTCTTCATCTGGCTGCGAGCCACCCTGCCGAGGCTCCGTTACGACCAGCTGATGCGCTTCGGCTGGCTCTACCTGTTCGAGATAGCGCTGGGAGCGGCACTTCTCACCGGGGCGGTGATCGCGTTTGTTCTCTAG
- a CDS encoding NADH-quinone oxidoreductase subunit J, giving the protein MFGFIILAVVLLAGGIGVITFRQPVHAALSLVATLLTLAVTYITLEAHFLAAIQTIVYAGAIMVLFLFVIMLLNVGGESSAERLPGLRPAAYLAGLLAAAGIAVTAFLDPRQLPSAEMIQAALGGGGAERVGESLFGDFLLAFHLVGVLLLVGIVGAVSLVQRKSHELAGDAGAALDEPERELTRA; this is encoded by the coding sequence ATGTTCGGCTTCATCATCCTCGCCGTGGTACTGCTGGCCGGCGGCATCGGCGTCATCACTTTCCGCCAGCCGGTGCACGCGGCGCTGTCGCTGGTAGCGACACTGCTGACCCTGGCGGTCACCTACATCACCCTCGAGGCGCATTTCCTGGCGGCCATCCAGACCATCGTCTACGCGGGCGCGATCATGGTCCTCTTCCTCTTCGTGATCATGCTCCTGAACGTAGGCGGAGAGTCGTCGGCGGAACGTTTGCCCGGCCTGCGTCCGGCCGCCTACCTGGCGGGCCTGCTCGCGGCCGCGGGCATCGCCGTGACCGCCTTCCTCGATCCCAGACAACTTCCCAGCGCCGAGATGATCCAGGCGGCGTTGGGCGGGGGAGGCGCCGAGCGGGTAGGGGAGTCTCTCTTCGGCGACTTCCTGCTGGCTTTCCACCTGGTGGGCGTGCTCCTGCTCGTCGGCATCGTCGGCGCCGTCTCCCTGGTCCAGCGCAAGTCCCATGAACTAGCCGGTGACGCCGGGGCTGCCTTGGACGAACCGGAGCGGGAGCTCACCCGTGCATAG
- a CDS encoding NADH-quinone oxidoreductase subunit M: MLGTLVVPLGAALLVAFLPARAARAVAGAAAVTTFIAALLMPADAFLSLPWIDGLGITFSLGSAGAASVLVLAAALAMVPAVIWAALQVEERNASFLALLLAMQGFLNGVFLAKDLVLFYVFWDATLIASLLLLGGWGLERRREATAKYLAYALAGSFLMLVAILALRPLSGADSYLIGDLLEATPALPPNTQMWLFAAFAVAFAVKMPMLPLHSWLVDFHDQNHPSGAADVAGTLYKVGAFGFFAWAIPLLPAAAERWSPLLIALSAVTALYAAIIAARQEDLKRLLAYASLSHMGIAGVGVFALELTGSNGAMYLLAAQMLTTGGLFLLAGMLHARSGTYLLAAYGGLARSAPALAAITLFVLFASIGVPGLANFPGEFLSLLGAFQASVTAGVVAVCAVIAAGVYGVNLYQRIYQGRAEFRASDLRAAEVVVLMPILAGILWLGLTPAPQLERIEVQSRVALESSTGETAGNPPAGITATLQEEKR; encoded by the coding sequence ATGCTGGGCACCCTCGTCGTTCCATTGGGCGCGGCTCTCCTCGTCGCCTTCCTCCCGGCACGTGCTGCCCGGGCGGTAGCCGGAGCCGCCGCCGTCACCACCTTCATCGCCGCCCTGCTGATGCCGGCAGACGCGTTCCTCAGTCTCCCCTGGATCGACGGCCTGGGCATCACCTTCAGCTTGGGGAGCGCAGGCGCTGCATCGGTCCTGGTCCTCGCCGCCGCTCTGGCTATGGTGCCGGCGGTTATCTGGGCCGCGCTGCAGGTAGAGGAGCGCAACGCCTCGTTCCTGGCGCTGCTGCTGGCAATGCAGGGCTTCCTCAACGGAGTCTTCCTCGCGAAGGACCTGGTCCTCTTCTACGTCTTCTGGGACGCTACCCTCATCGCCAGCCTGCTGTTGCTAGGTGGTTGGGGCCTGGAGCGGCGCCGTGAAGCGACGGCGAAGTACCTAGCCTACGCGCTCGCCGGTTCGTTCCTGATGCTTGTGGCTATCCTGGCCCTCAGGCCGTTGTCGGGCGCAGATTCCTACCTCATCGGCGATCTTCTCGAAGCCACGCCGGCGCTGCCACCGAATACGCAGATGTGGCTCTTCGCGGCATTCGCCGTGGCGTTCGCGGTGAAGATGCCGATGCTACCGCTGCACTCCTGGCTCGTAGACTTCCACGATCAGAATCATCCCTCAGGGGCCGCTGACGTCGCCGGTACCCTCTACAAGGTCGGAGCCTTCGGGTTCTTCGCATGGGCCATCCCGCTGCTGCCGGCCGCTGCCGAGCGATGGAGCCCGCTGCTGATCGCACTCTCGGCCGTGACCGCCCTATACGCAGCGATAATCGCCGCCAGGCAGGAGGACCTGAAGCGGCTCCTCGCCTACGCTTCGCTCTCACACATGGGGATCGCCGGCGTCGGCGTTTTCGCACTCGAGCTGACCGGCTCCAACGGGGCGATGTACCTCCTCGCGGCGCAGATGCTGACCACCGGCGGACTCTTCCTCCTGGCTGGCATGCTCCACGCTCGCAGCGGCACCTACCTCCTTGCCGCCTACGGCGGACTCGCTCGCAGCGCCCCGGCGCTCGCCGCCATCACCCTCTTCGTGTTGTTCGCGAGCATCGGGGTGCCAGGCCTGGCCAACTTCCCGGGCGAGTTCCTCAGCCTGCTAGGTGCGTTCCAGGCCAGCGTCACGGCCGGAGTCGTCGCGGTGTGTGCCGTCATCGCCGCCGGCGTCTACGGTGTCAACCTCTACCAGCGCATCTACCAGGGGCGGGCCGAGTTCCGGGCCAGCGACCTGCGCGCTGCTGAAGTGGTCGTGCTGATGCCCATCCTCGCCGGCATACTCTGGCTCGGCCTGACCCCGGCTCCACAGCTCGAGCGGATCGAAGTGCAGTCCCGGGTCGCGCTCGAATCCTCGACAGGCGAGACTGCCGGCAACCCGCCCGCCGGGATCACCGCCACTCTGCAGGAGGAGAAGCGCTAG
- the nuoI gene encoding NADH-quinone oxidoreductase subunit NuoI: MSVLSIAKGMGVTLSHLFKKPVTVNYPEEPAQIKPRFRGRHHLLRHPDTGLEKCIGCSLCAAACPSYAIYVEAAENDPDDPVSAGERYAKIYEINMLRCIFCGMCEEACPTGAVVLGHEFELADFRYDDLVYRKEDMLVGVKGSKWQRREAERKGKAVKLGFVAGHRPELEGVDY; this comes from the coding sequence ATGAGTGTCCTCAGCATCGCCAAGGGGATGGGCGTCACCCTGAGCCACCTCTTCAAGAAGCCCGTGACCGTGAACTACCCCGAGGAGCCGGCCCAGATCAAGCCGCGCTTCCGCGGGCGCCACCACCTGCTCCGGCACCCCGACACCGGCCTCGAGAAGTGCATCGGTTGCTCGCTCTGCGCCGCCGCCTGCCCGTCTTACGCCATCTACGTCGAGGCGGCCGAGAACGACCCGGACGATCCGGTCTCGGCAGGGGAGCGTTACGCCAAGATCTACGAGATCAACATGCTTCGCTGCATCTTCTGCGGCATGTGCGAGGAGGCGTGCCCCACCGGCGCGGTGGTGTTGGGCCACGAGTTCGAGCTGGCCGACTTCCGCTACGACGACCTCGTCTACCGCAAGGAGGACATGCTGGTCGGGGTCAAAGGTTCGAAGTGGCAGCGCCGCGAGGCAGAGCGCAAGGGCAAGGCCGTGAAGCTCGGCTTCGTCGCCGGGCACCGGCCGGAACTCGAGGGGGTCGACTACTGA
- the nuoK gene encoding NADH-quinone oxidoreductase subunit NuoK, whose product MVATEYYVALSAILFAIGAVGVLTRRSAILVFLSIELMLNAANLALVAYARQWSSSGQAVAMSGQSAVFIILALAAAEVAVGLGILVAIFRQRTSTDIDALSEVRY is encoded by the coding sequence GTGGTAGCCACCGAGTATTACGTAGCTCTTAGCGCGATCCTCTTCGCCATCGGCGCTGTCGGCGTGCTCACCCGCCGCAGCGCCATCCTCGTCTTCCTCTCGATCGAACTGATGCTCAACGCCGCCAACCTGGCGCTTGTCGCCTATGCCCGCCAGTGGAGTTCTTCAGGGCAGGCGGTCGCCATGAGCGGCCAGAGCGCCGTGTTCATCATCCTGGCGCTCGCCGCCGCCGAGGTAGCGGTGGGTCTGGGAATCCTCGTCGCGATCTTCCGGCAGCGCACCAGCACCGACATCGACGCCCTTTCCGAGGTTCGCTACTGA
- the nuoL gene encoding NADH-quinone oxidoreductase subunit L — protein sequence MTGALFSSPASYAALAPLLALLGSLVNGLFGRKLREPLPGIIASATVGLAFILSLVAFVSLPEGGLSLEFWPYLVAGDLQLSLGFVIDRLSVLLMLVITGVGFLIHLYSVGYMHGDDGFARYFSALNLFVAAMLVLVMADSYLLMFVGWEGVGVCSYLLIGFWYSQGLNASAARKAFIVNRIGDVGFLLAMFLLYRTFGTLEIAAVNEAAGGLAYGSALLTAIGLLFLLAAAGKSAQLPLQVWLPDAMAGPTPVSALIHAATMVTAGVYLVVRSAPLFAQAPDASATVAWVGGLTALVAAFAALGQTDIKKILAYSTVSQLGFMFAAAGAGAYAAAIFHLFTHAFFKALLFLTAGSAIHALGGEQDVRRMGGLGRVMPLTGLTALVGTLAIAGVPFLSGFFSKDAVVAGVYTSEWLRDYGGLALYILLLLTAAMTAFYMFRWYYLAFAGRPRYDDAVAAKLHESPAVMTIPLLILAVFSVVAGYLGLPEFAFPNWMNAWLEPAIAAEVRFLHPTVTVEWLLVGLSIVAAAAGLGLGYWVYHLRSGRPAQRIGSGALGNFSREGAGFDALYRNTFVAAAEGTASGLGVVDRELVDRGVSGSAGVTGLLARAATGLQSGFARTYALTMLLGVVALILVLLLGVWLGGELA from the coding sequence ATGACCGGGGCCCTCTTCTCGTCTCCCGCCTCCTACGCCGCGCTGGCGCCGCTCCTGGCGCTGCTGGGCTCCCTCGTCAACGGCCTTTTCGGCCGTAAGCTTCGGGAGCCGCTGCCAGGGATCATCGCCAGCGCCACCGTTGGGCTGGCCTTCATCCTCTCACTGGTCGCCTTCGTCTCGCTGCCCGAGGGGGGCCTCTCACTCGAGTTCTGGCCCTACCTCGTCGCCGGTGACCTGCAGCTCTCGCTCGGGTTCGTAATCGACCGGCTCAGCGTCCTGCTGATGCTCGTGATCACCGGCGTCGGCTTCCTCATCCACCTCTACTCGGTGGGCTACATGCACGGAGACGACGGCTTCGCACGTTACTTCAGCGCACTCAACCTCTTCGTTGCCGCGATGCTGGTGCTCGTCATGGCCGACAGCTACCTGCTCATGTTCGTGGGATGGGAGGGAGTGGGGGTGTGCTCCTACCTCCTGATCGGCTTCTGGTACAGCCAGGGGCTCAACGCCAGCGCCGCTCGCAAGGCGTTCATCGTCAATCGGATCGGTGACGTGGGCTTCCTGCTGGCGATGTTCCTGCTCTACCGCACCTTCGGCACCCTCGAGATCGCCGCCGTCAACGAGGCCGCCGGCGGCCTCGCCTACGGTTCGGCCCTGCTTACCGCCATCGGGCTGCTCTTCCTGCTCGCGGCGGCAGGGAAGTCGGCCCAGCTGCCGCTCCAGGTGTGGCTCCCCGACGCCATGGCCGGCCCCACACCGGTTTCGGCACTGATCCACGCCGCCACGATGGTAACGGCCGGCGTCTACCTGGTAGTCCGCTCGGCGCCGCTGTTCGCTCAGGCTCCCGATGCCTCGGCCACCGTCGCCTGGGTGGGCGGACTCACGGCCCTGGTCGCCGCCTTCGCCGCCCTTGGCCAGACAGACATCAAGAAGATCCTCGCCTACTCGACGGTCTCCCAGCTGGGCTTCATGTTCGCCGCCGCCGGCGCCGGCGCCTACGCCGCCGCCATCTTCCACCTCTTCACCCACGCCTTCTTCAAGGCGCTGCTCTTCCTCACCGCCGGCTCTGCCATCCACGCGCTGGGAGGCGAGCAGGACGTGCGGAGGATGGGCGGGCTGGGCCGAGTCATGCCGCTGACCGGACTCACCGCCTTAGTTGGCACCCTGGCCATCGCCGGCGTCCCGTTCCTGTCCGGCTTCTTCTCGAAGGACGCGGTGGTCGCAGGCGTCTACACCAGTGAGTGGCTGCGCGACTACGGGGGGCTCGCTCTTTACATACTCCTCCTCCTTACCGCCGCGATGACGGCCTTCTACATGTTCCGCTGGTACTACCTCGCCTTCGCCGGCCGTCCCCGCTACGACGACGCCGTCGCCGCCAAGCTCCACGAGTCTCCAGCCGTCATGACGATCCCGCTGCTGATCCTGGCGGTGTTCAGCGTGGTGGCAGGCTACCTCGGTCTGCCCGAGTTCGCCTTCCCCAACTGGATGAATGCCTGGCTGGAGCCGGCCATAGCCGCAGAGGTGCGGTTCCTGCACCCCACGGTGACCGTCGAGTGGCTGCTGGTGGGACTCTCGATCGTCGCCGCCGCGGCCGGGTTGGGCCTCGGTTACTGGGTCTATCACCTTCGCTCCGGCAGGCCCGCACAGCGTATCGGCAGCGGGGCCCTCGGCAACTTCTCGCGTGAAGGGGCAGGTTTCGATGCTCTCTACCGGAACACCTTCGTGGCGGCGGCCGAAGGCACCGCGAGCGGGCTGGGCGTGGTCGACAGGGAGCTCGTCGATCGCGGGGTGAGCGGCAGCGCTGGAGTCACCGGCCTCCTCGCCCGCGCGGCCACGGGACTCCAGTCTGGCTTCGCTCGCACCTACGCGCTCACCATGCTGCTAGGGGTGGTGGCGTTGATACTGGTCCTGCTCCTCGGCGTTTGGCTCGGCGGGGAGCTGGCATGA